The following are from one region of the Rhodopirellula sp. P2 genome:
- the map gene encoding type I methionyl aminopeptidase has protein sequence MLTKQRKLILTDIQRDMMRAAGQANAALMDFIRPHVKPGITTGKLDQMVHDWTYGHGYRAATLGYQKFPKSCCTSVNEVICHGIPDDYELREGDIINVDITTVVDGWHGDQSETFLMGEVSDEKRAVTQCAFDCMHLAIDALTPGCRVSTIGEAVVPESEGRGFTVVREYVGHGLGKQFHLDPSIPHFPNRQSRIDRLFPGMCFTIEPMINAGSRYTQCDKADGWTVRTRDGRPSAQFEHSILMTEEGPEILTQTQDGPRKGHQF, from the coding sequence ATGCTGACCAAGCAACGAAAACTGATCCTGACTGACATTCAGCGCGACATGATGCGGGCCGCAGGCCAAGCCAATGCTGCACTGATGGACTTCATACGGCCGCATGTCAAACCCGGCATCACAACGGGGAAACTTGACCAAATGGTCCACGACTGGACCTACGGCCACGGGTACCGAGCGGCAACACTGGGGTATCAGAAGTTCCCCAAAAGCTGTTGCACCAGCGTCAACGAAGTGATCTGCCACGGGATTCCCGATGATTACGAGTTGCGCGAGGGCGACATCATCAACGTCGACATCACCACCGTCGTGGACGGCTGGCACGGTGACCAAAGCGAGACGTTTTTGATGGGCGAAGTCAGCGATGAAAAACGAGCGGTGACCCAGTGTGCGTTTGATTGCATGCATCTGGCCATCGACGCGTTGACCCCCGGATGCCGGGTGTCAACGATCGGCGAAGCCGTCGTTCCCGAATCCGAAGGGCGTGGATTCACGGTCGTTCGCGAATACGTCGGTCACGGGTTGGGCAAACAATTTCACCTCGACCCTTCGATTCCTCACTTCCCGAACCGCCAAAGCCGAATCGATCGCTTGTTCCCGGGCATGTGCTTCACGATCGAGCCCATGATCAACGCCGGTTCGCGTTACACCCAGTGTGACAAGGCAGACGGGTGGACAGTCCGAACCAGAGACGGACGCCCGTCGGCTCAGTTTGAACACTCGATTCTGATGACCGAAGAAGGCCCTGAGATCCTGACGCAAACGCAAGACGGTCCCCGCAAGGGTCACCAGTTCTAA
- a CDS encoding DNA integrity scanning protein DisA nucleotide-binding domain protein, with amino-acid sequence MATQRLTKQNAAMISAGVALRADRNADALLLLLDGSTDWKRISELTEASKNMVIVAVDTIGDLDGAAEAGLKPLALNKEKAPLLERLQEALLEAAADELIRTNGEVVAVYSGFQQGRLDSISHLQLDERMRRFTVRDLQTLESSVPLKTIKAVVDLASQIGREGREGKAVGTMFVVGDSRRVLEHASDSGADPFRGYNKKHRNILDPKVQEDAKEIAQLDGAFVVTADGIIERSRQMLEVSHEDLKMTKGLGSRHWAAAAISRKTKAVSVVVSQSTGTVRLYQNGFLILQIVPMDKAIKWQEFAFEPPQQSADEN; translated from the coding sequence ATGGCCACGCAACGTTTGACCAAGCAGAATGCCGCGATGATTTCGGCCGGCGTGGCGCTCCGAGCGGATCGGAATGCCGACGCCCTGCTGTTGTTGCTCGATGGCAGCACCGACTGGAAACGAATTTCGGAGCTGACCGAAGCGAGCAAGAACATGGTCATCGTCGCGGTCGATACCATCGGTGACTTGGACGGTGCCGCCGAAGCGGGGTTGAAACCGCTGGCGTTGAACAAGGAAAAGGCCCCGCTGCTGGAACGTCTGCAAGAGGCGTTGTTGGAAGCCGCGGCCGACGAGCTGATCCGGACCAACGGAGAAGTGGTTGCGGTCTACAGTGGATTTCAACAAGGCCGCCTGGACTCAATCAGCCACCTGCAGCTGGATGAGCGGATGCGTCGGTTCACCGTTCGCGATCTGCAGACGCTTGAGAGCAGCGTCCCTTTGAAGACGATCAAAGCGGTCGTCGACTTGGCATCGCAAATTGGCCGAGAAGGTCGCGAGGGCAAAGCGGTCGGCACCATGTTCGTGGTCGGCGACAGCCGCCGAGTGCTGGAGCACGCCAGCGACAGTGGAGCCGACCCATTTCGCGGTTACAACAAAAAGCACCGCAACATCTTGGATCCCAAGGTGCAGGAAGATGCGAAAGAAATCGCCCAGCTGGACGGTGCGTTTGTGGTCACCGCGGACGGCATCATCGAACGCAGTCGCCAAATGTTGGAGGTCTCTCACGAAGACCTCAAAATGACCAAGGGGCTCGGGTCCCGGCACTGGGCCGCTGCCGCGATTTCGCGAAAAACCAAGGCGGTCTCGGTCGTGGTCAGCCAGTCCACCGGAACGGTGCGGCTGTATCAGAACGGGTTCTTGATCCTGCAGATCGTGCCCATGGACAAAGCGATCAAGTGGCAAGAATTCGCGTTCGAGCCACCGCAGCAATCTGCGGACGAAAACTAG
- a CDS encoding secretin N-terminal domain-containing protein, whose protein sequence is MNRIVPNATQAANALSSQSSNASGWNRLSSDVDLCQTGRGRSRWTQFSIRGVAVAGMLVLASGSAGAQDAGVDMPAGPIQSAPATSVPSADKELSFNFSGAPWADVLRWFSEQADLSLQMDGSPAGTVNFSDPTQTYSVGEGLDLINRLLLDRGWAVVRRGRMLLLVDLEAENAEKLISEMAELVTPDTFDQRGNSDIVRCVFPLGGLSPEEAREELAQIIGPWGRINVLAGARQVVVTETVGKLRTIESVLSAAEEAQSSVVEITLQHRAAEEILEVARPLVGLEPGVNLGDDLRISVSLYGDRVFATGSPAKLSLLKSIFTKADKAMPGSEDAEEVEIIKPVLKTHSVASANMQTAFDVLQTMLAGTPETRIALDTKRGVIVASARPETQALIAETIAELEGDGDNFAIINLRRLEPANALLTINKFFGVTEAGGQGPTVDGDPETGRLWVRGTTAQIETVKRLIDELENDPLAGGLGENVRVLPMSGSSANQTLRQLESLWPMTGRENRLRVIVPTSSEDDQLQDGSRNTQPIGQPRPRDLDQEASWNRRDSRADDQYLVRALDDFDVNTSAGSDQTEVESQAPIAGPTLLEDEFANPHAGAEIVVQMTPAGLVIASKDSEALDAFEQLLSSISTSSGMASDLPTIFRLKFIKAEVASELVASVLGGSESSSGSLTESVMGGLGGGMLGGLLGMGGGGGEEVSSSRSILTSRGSVNIVADGHLNSLIVQASPADLEFIRLVIREIDQEESPELVRTVPQPRLIPVIYQEAADVATLVKAVFAEKMFQEQSAGGGGGGRQPSPEDIINAFRGGGRGGRGGGGTAEKAKSEPTKIIVAVDERSNSLVVTATPQDFQQVQELVEILDQQGMEQEEQTVVMPIAGGVRAEVLQQALESMLGVKATTATSTSGSSSSGTSSAAPTGSSAEDVQRRIEFFRSRFGGGGGAPGGIGGRGGDTGRGGTGRGGGDTGRGGRGGQTGGGRGR, encoded by the coding sequence ATGAATCGAATTGTTCCCAACGCGACGCAAGCCGCGAATGCTTTGTCTTCCCAAAGTTCCAATGCCAGTGGTTGGAACCGATTGTCGAGCGACGTTGACCTTTGTCAAACCGGTCGCGGGCGATCTCGCTGGACGCAATTCTCAATACGAGGGGTGGCCGTGGCGGGGATGTTGGTCCTGGCGTCAGGTTCGGCCGGCGCTCAAGACGCCGGCGTGGACATGCCCGCTGGCCCGATCCAATCCGCTCCGGCAACCTCGGTTCCCAGCGCTGACAAAGAACTGAGCTTCAATTTTTCGGGAGCACCGTGGGCGGATGTGCTTCGTTGGTTCTCCGAACAAGCGGACTTGTCCTTGCAAATGGATGGGTCGCCCGCCGGGACGGTCAACTTCAGTGACCCCACTCAAACCTATTCCGTCGGCGAAGGCCTGGATCTGATCAATCGGCTGTTGCTGGACCGAGGTTGGGCAGTGGTTCGCCGAGGACGCATGCTGCTGCTGGTTGACCTCGAAGCCGAAAATGCAGAGAAGCTGATCAGCGAGATGGCCGAATTGGTCACTCCCGACACCTTCGATCAGCGCGGCAACAGCGACATTGTTCGCTGTGTCTTCCCTCTCGGCGGGTTGTCGCCCGAGGAAGCACGTGAAGAACTGGCCCAGATCATTGGTCCCTGGGGACGAATCAACGTGTTGGCCGGAGCACGCCAAGTCGTCGTGACCGAGACCGTGGGGAAGCTAAGAACGATCGAGTCCGTGTTGTCCGCTGCTGAGGAAGCTCAGTCCAGCGTGGTTGAAATCACGCTTCAACATCGGGCCGCAGAAGAAATTCTAGAAGTCGCCCGTCCGTTGGTTGGTTTGGAACCGGGCGTGAACCTCGGTGATGACCTTCGCATCTCGGTTTCGCTGTACGGCGACCGGGTCTTTGCAACGGGATCCCCCGCCAAGTTGTCGCTGCTGAAAAGCATTTTTACGAAAGCCGACAAGGCGATGCCGGGCAGCGAAGACGCAGAAGAAGTCGAAATCATCAAACCGGTGTTGAAGACGCACTCGGTCGCTTCGGCCAACATGCAAACCGCATTTGATGTGCTGCAGACCATGTTGGCTGGCACGCCAGAAACTCGGATTGCGCTGGATACCAAACGCGGGGTGATTGTCGCGTCGGCGCGCCCAGAAACTCAAGCCTTGATCGCCGAAACGATCGCGGAACTCGAAGGCGATGGCGATAACTTCGCCATCATCAATCTGCGTCGGCTGGAACCCGCCAACGCATTGCTGACGATCAACAAATTCTTCGGTGTCACCGAGGCTGGCGGGCAAGGTCCCACGGTCGACGGCGACCCGGAAACAGGACGTCTCTGGGTTCGCGGAACAACAGCCCAAATCGAAACTGTGAAGCGGCTGATCGATGAACTGGAAAACGATCCACTGGCAGGCGGGTTGGGCGAGAACGTTCGCGTTCTGCCGATGAGTGGATCATCGGCCAACCAAACGCTGCGGCAATTGGAAAGCTTGTGGCCGATGACTGGGCGAGAGAATCGCTTGCGAGTGATCGTGCCAACTTCTTCGGAGGACGATCAGCTGCAAGATGGCAGCCGAAACACACAGCCGATTGGCCAACCGCGACCGCGTGACCTTGATCAAGAAGCGTCGTGGAATCGCCGTGATTCAAGAGCAGATGACCAGTACTTGGTGCGAGCATTGGACGATTTCGATGTCAACACATCGGCCGGTTCAGATCAGACCGAAGTGGAATCCCAAGCCCCTATCGCTGGCCCCACGTTGTTGGAAGATGAGTTCGCGAATCCTCACGCGGGTGCTGAGATTGTCGTGCAGATGACTCCGGCGGGTTTGGTGATCGCGTCGAAAGACAGCGAAGCACTCGATGCGTTTGAGCAATTGCTCAGCTCGATCAGCACATCGTCGGGAATGGCGAGTGATCTGCCGACGATCTTTCGTCTGAAATTCATCAAAGCCGAAGTGGCATCGGAACTCGTTGCCAGCGTGCTTGGCGGATCAGAGTCTTCCTCCGGATCTCTCACCGAATCGGTGATGGGCGGTCTCGGCGGTGGGATGCTCGGCGGTTTGCTCGGAATGGGCGGCGGTGGAGGCGAAGAGGTCTCCAGCAGTCGTTCGATTTTGACCAGTCGAGGCAGCGTCAACATTGTTGCCGATGGCCATCTGAACTCGTTGATCGTTCAGGCCAGTCCGGCTGACTTGGAATTCATCCGGTTGGTCATTCGGGAAATTGACCAAGAAGAAAGTCCCGAGTTGGTTCGCACAGTGCCACAGCCCCGGTTGATCCCCGTGATCTATCAAGAAGCAGCGGATGTCGCGACGCTCGTGAAAGCCGTCTTCGCCGAGAAAATGTTCCAAGAGCAAAGTGCAGGAGGCGGAGGTGGTGGTCGCCAGCCATCACCAGAGGACATCATCAATGCGTTCCGAGGTGGTGGCCGGGGCGGACGAGGCGGTGGTGGAACAGCCGAGAAAGCCAAGAGTGAACCGACAAAAATCATTGTCGCCGTGGACGAACGCAGCAACTCTTTGGTTGTCACAGCCACGCCGCAAGACTTCCAACAGGTTCAGGAACTCGTTGAAATCTTGGATCAACAAGGGATGGAACAAGAAGAACAGACGGTTGTGATGCCAATCGCAGGTGGTGTCCGCGCAGAAGTGCTACAACAAGCGTTGGAGTCCATGCTGGGTGTGAAAGCCACCACGGCAACGTCGACCTCGGGAAGTTCCAGCAGTGGAACTTCCAGTGCCGCACCGACGGGTTCCTCCGCCGAAGATGTGCAGCGGCGAATTGAGTTCTTCCGATCGCGGTTTGGCGGCGGTGGTGGTGCTCCAGGAGGCATCGGCGGACGTGGCGGTGACACCGGCCGCGGTGGCACGGGGCGCGGTGGAGGTGACACAGGTCGCGGTGGTCGCGGCGGACAAACAGGCGGAGGAAGAGGAAGATGA